The Sinomonas sp. P10A9 genome includes a window with the following:
- a CDS encoding GlsB/YeaQ/YmgE family stress response membrane protein, with translation MGFFAFLILGLIAGAIAKAILPGRQGGGIIITMLLGVVGALVGGWVGGTVFHIGLEGFFNIQTWIVAILGSLVVLAIYGAITRRRA, from the coding sequence ATGGGTTTCTTCGCTTTCCTCATTCTCGGTCTCATCGCTGGCGCGATCGCCAAGGCCATCCTCCCCGGCCGCCAGGGCGGCGGGATCATCATCACCATGCTTCTCGGCGTAGTCGGTGCCCTGGTGGGCGGCTGGGTGGGCGGCACCGTCTTCCACATCGGCCTCGAAGGCTTCTTCAACATCCAGACGTGGATCGTCGCGATACTCGGCTCGCTCGTGGTTCTGGCGATCTACGGCGCGATCACCCGACGCCGCGCCTGA
- a CDS encoding MFS transporter, with product MTTNPLDDAPLSPFHKKLALFSSGGPFLDGYVLSIIGVAMAQLTGQWHLDATEQGLIGASTLLGILLGAFAGGYLTDLFGRKMLFTIDLVAIIAFSAAQFFVGDVVWLIVLRLLIGVAVGADYPIATSLLAEFAPRKYRGPLLGLYVTMWFVGAAAAYIFGEMLTNLGPDGWRWMLASAALPALLIVLARIGTPESPRWLASRGRIDEANAVLRQVYGEGVSIADLPDEVKENLNVRALLRSGYGGRMLFIAVFWTASIIPLFAVYAFAPAILGALHLDGDMAQWGSALITVMFMVGCVIAVFVVNRMGRRPLMIHSFLWSGVALALLGLFPGAPTAIVMVLFIGYATLIGGTQIMQWVYPNELFPTEIRGSAVGLASSLSRIGAAVGTFLVPVALNSLGIGTTMLIAAGITLFGAAISVFWAPETRGLSLSESASLAGAAAQPAGARKLVRS from the coding sequence ATGACCACCAATCCGTTGGACGACGCACCACTGTCCCCCTTCCACAAGAAGCTCGCATTGTTCTCCTCGGGCGGCCCGTTCCTCGACGGCTACGTCCTGTCCATCATCGGAGTTGCAATGGCGCAGCTCACGGGCCAGTGGCATCTGGACGCGACCGAGCAGGGCCTCATCGGGGCCTCAACGCTCTTGGGCATCCTGCTCGGCGCGTTCGCCGGCGGCTACCTGACCGACCTCTTCGGCCGGAAGATGCTGTTCACGATCGACCTCGTCGCCATCATCGCCTTCTCCGCGGCCCAGTTCTTCGTGGGCGACGTCGTGTGGCTCATCGTGCTCCGCCTGCTCATCGGAGTGGCGGTCGGCGCGGACTACCCCATAGCGACGTCGCTGCTCGCCGAGTTCGCACCGAGGAAGTACCGCGGGCCGCTGCTCGGCCTGTACGTCACGATGTGGTTCGTCGGCGCGGCCGCCGCCTACATCTTCGGTGAGATGCTCACCAACCTCGGCCCGGACGGCTGGCGGTGGATGCTGGCCAGCGCCGCGCTGCCCGCGCTGCTGATCGTCCTTGCCCGCATCGGGACGCCCGAATCGCCGCGATGGCTCGCGAGCCGTGGGCGCATCGACGAGGCCAACGCCGTGCTCCGGCAGGTCTACGGCGAGGGCGTGAGCATCGCCGACCTCCCCGACGAGGTGAAGGAGAACCTCAACGTCCGGGCACTCCTCCGCTCAGGCTACGGCGGGCGCATGCTGTTCATCGCCGTCTTCTGGACGGCCTCGATCATCCCGCTGTTCGCGGTCTACGCCTTCGCTCCTGCCATCCTCGGCGCGCTTCACCTCGACGGCGACATGGCCCAGTGGGGCTCGGCACTCATCACCGTGATGTTCATGGTCGGCTGCGTCATCGCCGTCTTCGTGGTGAACAGGATGGGACGCCGCCCCCTCATGATCCACAGCTTCCTCTGGTCCGGGGTCGCGTTGGCGCTCCTCGGCCTGTTCCCCGGCGCGCCGACGGCGATCGTCATGGTCCTCTTCATCGGCTACGCAACCCTCATTGGCGGCACGCAGATCATGCAGTGGGTCTACCCCAACGAGCTGTTCCCCACCGAGATCCGCGGCTCGGCCGTCGGTCTGGCGTCCTCGCTCAGTCGCATCGGCGCCGCCGTGGGCACGTTCCTCGTGCCCGTGGCACTCAACAGCCTCGGCATCGGGACCACGATGCTCATCGCCGCCGGCATCACCCTCTTCGGCGCCGCGATCTCCGTCTTCTGGGCCCCCGAGACCCGTGGCCTGTCCCTGAGTGAGAGCGCGTCCCTCGCCGGCGCGGCTGCTCAGCCGGCCGGGGCCCGGAAGCTCGTCCGCTCCTAG
- a CDS encoding protoporphyrinogen/coproporphyrinogen oxidase, translated as MKDVVIVGAGLAGLSAGWRLRHWDTVLLESEGRVGGRIRSERRGAYWMNWGGHVFAGPGSSTDALLNEVGVTAVEIPGSLQALAMNGKFIREGHIATYPFRIPMPLSSRIATMRAGIKVVAGVAKYTGVVRKRAGESGATRQQRIYDFENDSSFLDFIGDLPEDAAALFKTTVTRSAGDMDQISAGAGIGYFSLVLGFGQGLNRGIVGGPSTLTESVAAALGDRIQLGATVQEVVHRKNSVLVRYSQGGVDREVEARAVVLATTADVSHRIGVDLPEDLRGALGQIKYGPHVSTAFLTNETSARPWDDIYAIAAPKRSFAIALNQASIVRGAESERKPGGSFMTFSPASLGRALLEKSDEEVIQTHLSDLDAILGHGFAESVVEAKANRWKVASPYCFPGRAKIQSTLMRGADRVFLAGDYLGTLYTESSITSGFSAAQEAASLLATQRQTHPLSDVSTGVSNDAA; from the coding sequence ATGAAAGATGTAGTCATCGTCGGAGCTGGACTCGCCGGCCTCTCTGCGGGATGGCGGCTGCGCCACTGGGACACGGTCCTGCTCGAGTCGGAGGGCCGGGTGGGCGGGAGGATCCGCTCGGAGCGGCGCGGTGCCTACTGGATGAACTGGGGAGGTCACGTCTTCGCGGGGCCCGGATCGTCCACCGACGCCCTGCTGAACGAGGTCGGGGTCACAGCCGTGGAAATCCCCGGCTCGCTCCAGGCCCTGGCGATGAACGGGAAGTTCATCCGCGAGGGGCACATCGCGACCTACCCGTTCCGCATCCCGATGCCGCTGTCCTCCCGCATCGCCACGATGCGCGCCGGCATCAAGGTCGTGGCCGGCGTCGCCAAGTACACCGGAGTGGTACGCAAGCGGGCGGGCGAATCGGGCGCCACGCGCCAGCAGCGCATCTACGACTTCGAGAACGACAGCTCGTTCCTCGATTTCATCGGGGACCTCCCCGAGGATGCCGCCGCTCTCTTCAAGACCACCGTGACCCGTTCGGCGGGAGACATGGACCAGATCTCGGCTGGTGCGGGAATCGGCTACTTCAGCCTGGTCCTCGGCTTCGGCCAGGGCCTGAACCGCGGCATCGTGGGCGGACCCTCGACACTGACCGAGTCGGTCGCGGCCGCGCTCGGGGACCGCATCCAGCTCGGCGCCACGGTGCAGGAAGTCGTGCACCGGAAGAACTCCGTCCTCGTGCGGTACAGCCAGGGCGGCGTGGACCGCGAAGTGGAGGCGCGCGCCGTCGTGCTCGCGACGACCGCGGACGTTTCGCACCGAATCGGGGTAGACCTCCCGGAGGACCTGCGGGGCGCGCTCGGCCAGATCAAGTACGGCCCGCACGTGAGCACGGCCTTCCTGACGAACGAGACCTCGGCACGGCCGTGGGACGACATCTACGCCATTGCGGCGCCCAAGCGCTCGTTCGCGATCGCGCTGAACCAGGCAAGCATCGTGCGCGGCGCCGAGTCCGAACGCAAGCCGGGCGGCAGCTTCATGACCTTCTCCCCCGCGAGCCTCGGACGCGCACTGCTGGAGAAGAGCGACGAGGAGGTCATCCAGACCCACCTCTCCGACCTCGATGCGATCCTCGGCCACGGCTTCGCCGAGAGCGTCGTCGAGGCCAAGGCGAACCGGTGGAAGGTCGCCTCCCCGTACTGCTTCCCCGGCCGGGCCAAGATCCAGTCGACGCTCATGCGGGGCGCCGACCGTGTGTTCCTCGCCGGCGACTACCTCGGCACCCTCTACACCGAGAGCTCGATCACCTCCGGCTTCTCGGCAGCCCAGGAGGCGGCGAGCCTCCTGGCCACGCAGCGGCAGACGCACCCCCTCTCGGATGTCTCCACAGGCGTCTCCAACGACGCGGCCTGA
- a CDS encoding CsbD family protein codes for MGLGDKFENKAEELKGKTKEHVGDATDNRDLEAEGKADQAKAGVKQAGEHVKDAVRDVTDK; via the coding sequence ATGGGTCTCGGAGACAAGTTCGAGAACAAGGCCGAAGAGCTCAAGGGCAAGACCAAGGAGCACGTCGGAGACGCGACGGACAACAGGGATCTCGAAGCCGAAGGCAAGGCCGATCAGGCCAAGGCCGGCGTCAAGCAGGCCGGAGAGCACGTCAAGGACGCCGTCCGCGACGTCACCGACAAGTAG
- a CDS encoding aldehyde dehydrogenase family protein — protein MTVSDQTAFTLRRAYGAAHLLNPGDLPPAQHFIDGAFRETPGGDLVDVVDPCSEEVITRVPAGTAADTDAAVAAAAAAKASWGRMVPRERSGVLHRIADRLAEHYDLLVRLESADTGKPFAVSRDDVDSAIDTFRFMAGALRATTTMAAGDYVEDHLSVILREPLGVIGVVTPWNYPLLMAAWKIAPILAAGNTLVIKPSEQTPLTTLKFAELTADLLPRGVFNVVAGKGSVVGARLAEHPDVDMIALTGSVGSGRAVARAAAESLKRVHLELGGKAPVVIFADADVKAAAAALRTASFWNSGQECGAACRVLVHESVAEEFTAHLVAEVTALAVGEPQAGDDIEIGPLFSKTHYDRVLGHIERALAEGARAAAGGSAIPGPGYFVEPTVLVDVPEGAECTREEIFGPVVTVETFADDDEAIRRANDVPVGLAASVWTENARRSHDAAARIDAGTVWVNSHLVIANEAPWGGFKGSGYGRDLSIYALDDYSRTKHVMHHHGH, from the coding sequence ATGACAGTTTCAGACCAGACGGCGTTCACGCTCCGGCGAGCTTACGGAGCGGCCCACCTCCTGAATCCCGGTGACCTGCCGCCGGCGCAGCACTTCATCGACGGCGCATTCAGGGAGACTCCCGGCGGGGATCTCGTGGACGTCGTGGACCCGTGCTCGGAGGAGGTCATCACCCGGGTCCCGGCGGGCACCGCGGCTGACACTGACGCGGCGGTCGCCGCCGCGGCCGCCGCAAAGGCCTCGTGGGGCCGGATGGTCCCGAGGGAGCGCTCCGGGGTCCTGCACAGGATCGCGGACCGGCTGGCCGAGCACTACGACCTCCTCGTCCGCCTCGAGTCCGCGGACACCGGCAAGCCCTTCGCGGTCTCCCGGGACGACGTGGACAGCGCGATCGACACGTTCCGGTTCATGGCCGGGGCACTGCGGGCAACCACGACAATGGCTGCGGGCGACTACGTCGAGGACCACCTCTCCGTGATCCTGCGCGAGCCCCTCGGCGTCATCGGGGTCGTCACCCCGTGGAACTACCCCCTGCTCATGGCCGCTTGGAAGATCGCTCCGATCCTGGCGGCCGGGAACACCCTAGTCATCAAGCCGTCCGAGCAGACCCCGCTGACCACCCTGAAGTTCGCCGAGCTGACCGCCGACCTCCTCCCGCGAGGGGTCTTCAACGTCGTTGCGGGCAAGGGCTCCGTGGTCGGGGCGCGCCTGGCCGAGCACCCGGACGTGGACATGATCGCCCTGACCGGCTCGGTCGGCAGCGGCCGCGCCGTCGCCCGCGCCGCCGCGGAGTCCCTCAAGCGTGTCCACCTCGAGCTCGGTGGCAAGGCCCCCGTCGTGATCTTCGCCGATGCGGACGTCAAGGCCGCTGCTGCCGCCCTGCGCACGGCGTCCTTCTGGAATTCCGGCCAGGAATGCGGGGCTGCGTGCCGCGTGCTCGTGCACGAGTCCGTCGCAGAGGAGTTCACCGCCCACCTCGTTGCCGAGGTCACGGCCCTGGCCGTGGGGGAGCCGCAGGCCGGGGACGACATCGAGATCGGCCCGCTGTTCTCCAAGACCCACTACGACCGCGTCCTGGGCCACATCGAGCGCGCGCTCGCCGAGGGAGCGCGGGCCGCTGCCGGCGGTTCCGCGATCCCGGGACCGGGCTACTTCGTTGAGCCCACCGTCCTCGTGGACGTCCCCGAGGGCGCCGAGTGCACCCGCGAGGAGATCTTCGGCCCCGTGGTCACCGTGGAGACCTTCGCCGACGACGACGAGGCCATCCGCCGCGCCAATGACGTGCCCGTCGGCCTGGCCGCCTCGGTCTGGACCGAGAACGCCCGCCGCAGCCACGACGCCGCCGCCCGCATCGACGCCGGCACCGTCTGGGTCAACTCCCACCTGGTCATTGCCAACGAGGCCCCCTGGGGCGGCTTCAAGGGCTCCGGCTACGGACGCGACCTCTCCATCTACGCCCTCGACGACTACTCCCGCACCAAGCACGTAATGCACCACCACGGACATTGA
- a CDS encoding PLP-dependent aminotransferase family protein yields MGYDVCVTSQDIAPTQDIELSAETQTALERAEASHRHEALFSERAHNIKQSAVRDVFDISIRPGLVSLAGGSPSLTKLPLDLVAETASRVITEHGMEALHYGGGKGTLELRTLICEIMAEEGILGASPEDVVVTTGSQSAQDIAAKVFCNPGDVVLVEDPTYVGALNTFEAYQVQVEPIRMDVDGLDPTELEARIAALEAEGKTIKILYTIPSFNNPSGITMAAERRQRVVDICRGHNILVLEDNPYGMLRFDGHPLTPLRADNPDDVIYCGSFSKIFSPGVRLGWALVPKHLYRRFYLAAEAVVLCPSTLNQMLVTEFFRVFDWRGYLAESRAVYAERCAAMLDALAAEFPAEATWTTPDGGFFVWITLPEGIDTYPLLYQAIDAGVVFIPGAAFTPSDVPSNKLRLAFSGVAPEQIREGVRRLAPVIRAAVEAHRG; encoded by the coding sequence ATGGGCTACGATGTGTGCGTGACATCACAGGACATCGCGCCCACGCAGGACATCGAGCTCAGCGCCGAGACGCAGACTGCCCTCGAGCGTGCCGAGGCAAGCCATCGCCACGAGGCACTCTTCTCCGAACGGGCCCACAACATCAAGCAGTCGGCCGTTCGGGACGTCTTCGACATCTCGATCCGCCCCGGCCTCGTCTCCCTCGCCGGCGGATCCCCGAGCCTCACCAAGCTCCCGCTGGACCTCGTCGCCGAGACCGCGTCCCGCGTGATCACCGAGCACGGCATGGAAGCCCTGCACTACGGTGGCGGCAAGGGCACCCTCGAGCTTCGGACGCTCATCTGCGAGATCATGGCCGAGGAAGGGATCCTCGGAGCCTCGCCGGAGGATGTCGTCGTGACCACCGGCTCGCAGTCCGCCCAAGACATCGCGGCGAAGGTCTTCTGCAACCCCGGCGACGTCGTGCTCGTCGAGGACCCCACTTACGTCGGTGCGCTCAACACGTTCGAGGCGTACCAGGTGCAGGTCGAGCCGATCCGCATGGACGTGGACGGGCTCGACCCCACAGAGCTCGAGGCGCGCATCGCTGCCCTTGAAGCCGAGGGCAAAACCATCAAGATCCTCTACACGATCCCGAGCTTCAACAACCCCTCGGGCATCACGATGGCCGCCGAACGCCGGCAGCGCGTCGTCGACATCTGCCGCGGCCACAACATCCTCGTCCTCGAGGACAACCCGTACGGCATGCTCCGCTTCGACGGGCACCCGCTCACGCCGCTGCGCGCCGACAACCCGGACGACGTCATCTACTGCGGCTCGTTCTCCAAGATCTTCTCCCCGGGCGTACGCCTCGGCTGGGCGCTCGTGCCGAAGCACCTGTACCGCCGGTTCTACCTCGCCGCCGAGGCCGTGGTGCTCTGCCCGTCCACCCTCAACCAGATGCTCGTCACCGAGTTCTTCCGCGTCTTCGACTGGCGCGGCTACCTCGCAGAGTCCCGCGCCGTGTACGCGGAGCGCTGCGCCGCGATGCTCGACGCGCTCGCCGCGGAGTTCCCGGCCGAGGCGACGTGGACGACGCCGGACGGCGGCTTCTTCGTGTGGATCACCCTCCCCGAGGGAATCGACACCTACCCCCTGCTGTACCAGGCGATCGACGCGGGGGTCGTGTTCATCCCCGGCGCCGCGTTCACGCCGTCGGACGTTCCGAGCAACAAGCTCCGGCTCGCGTTCTCCGGCGTGGCGCCCGAGCAGATCCGCGAGGGCGTGCGGCGGCTGGCCCCGGTGATCCGCGCGGCGGTGGAGGCCCACCGGGGCTGA
- a CDS encoding GntR family transcriptional regulator, with product MPISKRAEPALLTDQVYATLHAAILNGDLPAGSRLTVRELAEQVGTSAMPVREAIRRLEEAGMVEREPHKGAVVKALTLEELVHVYDIRRLLEVEAARLGSEHVTDEDCDRMQAEYDLMREAIRERRVVDLLDHDESLLTILYSASDNPLLVKMIQNLWLQCRAYKIVGATGTLDAVGDDSLWRYQQSLITAARNRDAISGAAVNDASLVNATNRIKALLAAQRSGN from the coding sequence ATGCCGATTTCCAAGCGGGCCGAGCCGGCGCTGCTGACCGACCAGGTCTATGCGACGCTTCACGCCGCGATCCTCAACGGGGATCTGCCCGCTGGGTCTCGGCTCACGGTGCGCGAGCTCGCCGAACAGGTGGGAACGAGCGCGATGCCGGTCCGCGAGGCGATCCGACGGCTCGAGGAAGCCGGGATGGTTGAACGCGAACCCCACAAGGGCGCGGTCGTCAAGGCCCTCACGCTCGAGGAGCTCGTCCATGTCTACGACATCCGGCGCCTGCTCGAAGTCGAGGCGGCGCGCCTGGGCAGCGAGCACGTCACGGATGAGGACTGCGACAGGATGCAGGCGGAGTACGACCTCATGCGCGAGGCAATCCGAGAACGCAGGGTCGTGGACCTCCTGGACCACGACGAATCGCTCCTCACCATCCTCTACAGCGCCTCGGACAACCCGCTGCTCGTGAAGATGATCCAGAACCTCTGGCTCCAGTGCCGGGCCTACAAGATCGTGGGCGCCACCGGCACCCTCGACGCCGTCGGCGACGACTCGCTGTGGCGGTACCAGCAGTCACTCATCACCGCCGCCCGCAACCGGGACGCCATCTCGGGCGCGGCGGTCAACGACGCCTCGCTCGTCAACGCCACGAACCGCATCAAGGCCCTCCTCGCGGCCCAGCGCAGCGGCAACTAG
- a CDS encoding dihydrodipicolinate synthase family protein, whose protein sequence is MSRDLRGVLTALSTPFGPEEAIDVPTLRRVVDRSIDAGVDGVVAAGSTGEVGALSSEERLLLIDTVIEHTDGRVPVIAQTGATSTREAVRLSKAAQASGADVLMLITPYYEPLSVAETVAYIKDVAGAVDLPVMLYNIPAVTGVNLDPATVRSLAEDVPNIRYIKDSSANWEQALQLIHHHSDVIGTFIGWDAYLYSALVEGAAGVMAGTANVVPEEIVAVSRLIAGGDLTGARVRWKSLYPVIDALLSVPFIPAVKAGLALQGLPAGAARRPTADLNPEDLARLQHVLSALKQPVG, encoded by the coding sequence ATGTCCCGTGACCTCCGCGGCGTCCTCACCGCCCTCTCCACCCCCTTCGGCCCCGAAGAGGCCATCGACGTCCCCACCCTGCGCCGGGTCGTCGACCGCTCCATCGACGCCGGCGTCGACGGCGTCGTGGCCGCTGGCTCCACCGGCGAAGTCGGGGCCCTCTCATCCGAGGAGCGCCTGCTCCTCATCGACACGGTCATCGAGCACACCGACGGGCGCGTCCCGGTCATCGCCCAGACCGGCGCAACCTCCACCCGCGAGGCCGTCCGACTCTCCAAGGCCGCCCAGGCCTCGGGCGCGGACGTGCTCATGCTCATCACCCCGTACTACGAGCCGCTTTCGGTGGCCGAGACCGTCGCCTACATCAAGGACGTGGCCGGGGCCGTGGACCTGCCGGTCATGCTCTACAACATCCCGGCCGTCACCGGGGTGAACCTCGACCCGGCGACGGTCCGCTCGCTGGCCGAGGACGTTCCGAATATCCGCTACATCAAGGACTCGAGCGCGAACTGGGAGCAGGCCCTCCAGCTGATCCACCACCACAGCGACGTCATCGGCACGTTCATCGGCTGGGACGCCTACCTCTACAGCGCCCTCGTCGAGGGCGCGGCCGGCGTCATGGCCGGCACCGCCAACGTGGTTCCCGAGGAGATCGTCGCGGTCAGCCGCCTCATCGCCGGGGGCGACCTCACGGGGGCACGTGTGCGCTGGAAGTCTCTGTACCCGGTCATCGACGCGCTCCTCTCGGTGCCGTTCATCCCGGCCGTCAAGGCCGGGCTGGCCCTGCAGGGGCTCCCCGCCGGCGCGGCCCGCCGCCCCACCGCCGACCTCAACCCCGAGGACCTCGCCCGGCTCCAGCATGTGCTCTCCGCCCTCAAGCAGCCGGTCGGATAA
- a CDS encoding LysR family transcriptional regulator produces MQLAQIEYFVAVAEALSFTRGAEAAGVVQSAVSAAIRQLEREMGAELFVRLGRSVRLSPAGEALLPRALDVLDAVQAARDAVDGVRGTARGTVALGVLAHSGNLDVPGVLRSVHRQYPEIVVKLRQTIQGTRTSLDDVRSGALDLAMVSVSEAAAPDIDLTPLHADGILFVCAPGHRLAGRRRITLADVAGEPFVDFPEGWGNRATVDAAFAAAGLGRAVRTEVVTFGMALDLIRDGLGVGFVPESAFDGGALPLQKREAGELDGVWAVRTGLIWKIQLARSARRRSTAAEEAVLQAFLAQGR; encoded by the coding sequence ATGCAGCTCGCCCAGATCGAATACTTCGTGGCCGTCGCCGAGGCCCTGAGCTTCACCCGCGGGGCCGAGGCGGCCGGCGTCGTGCAGTCGGCCGTGTCCGCGGCCATCCGGCAGCTCGAGCGGGAGATGGGCGCCGAGCTCTTCGTGCGGCTCGGCCGGAGCGTCCGGCTCAGCCCGGCCGGAGAGGCGCTGCTCCCCCGCGCCCTCGACGTGCTCGACGCGGTGCAGGCGGCGCGTGACGCGGTCGACGGCGTGCGGGGCACCGCCCGGGGCACGGTCGCCCTGGGCGTGCTGGCCCACTCGGGGAACCTCGACGTTCCGGGGGTCCTGCGGTCCGTCCACCGGCAGTACCCCGAGATCGTGGTCAAGCTCCGCCAGACCATCCAGGGAACGCGGACAAGTCTGGACGACGTGCGCTCGGGCGCGCTCGACCTCGCCATGGTCTCCGTCTCCGAGGCCGCGGCCCCGGACATCGACCTGACCCCGCTGCATGCCGACGGGATCCTGTTCGTGTGCGCCCCGGGCCATCGGCTCGCGGGCCGCAGGCGCATCACGCTGGCCGACGTCGCGGGCGAGCCCTTCGTCGACTTCCCGGAGGGCTGGGGGAACCGCGCCACCGTCGATGCCGCGTTCGCGGCGGCCGGGCTCGGCCGGGCCGTCCGGACCGAAGTCGTGACGTTCGGCATGGCGCTCGACCTCATCCGGGACGGGCTCGGCGTCGGCTTCGTCCCCGAGTCTGCGTTCGATGGCGGCGCGCTGCCGCTGCAGAAACGAGAGGCCGGCGAGCTCGACGGCGTGTGGGCTGTCCGTACGGGCCTGATCTGGAAGATCCAGCTCGCCCGCTCCGCGAGGCGCCGCAGCACGGCCGCCGAGGAGGCCGTGCTGCAGGCGTTCCTGGCGCAGGGCCGCTGA
- a CDS encoding MFS transporter — translation MPKKSAHGRGFWIVTFVFMITMAFAGAPAPLYVLYQQRDGFSAFTITLIFAAYALGVVISLFLAGHISDRFGRRRIIAPAVLLNVLSVLVFMVWPDVPGLLLARFICGLGIGMLTATATAHLTELHGVARPGTGTRRAEVVSTAANIGGIGVGPLVTGALAEYAPQPLVTPYVVFGFLLVVGALLIVTVPETVEGVDQSWEYRPQRVVVPREGLGQYIAATMMAFVGFAMFGFFTSLAPSFVAGQLGIRSHIVAGLVAFLVFAASAAFQVLSSRWARTAQFGVGLVLLAAGLVLTTSAIVASSLVLLVVGGLVAGSGVGVTFKSALGTVVSIAPAETRGEALAGLFLVGYIGMALPVVVLGLALQALPLVPSVIGFGAVMLVLVAATAVTLVRTQRRVLAMA, via the coding sequence ATGCCCAAGAAATCAGCCCACGGCCGCGGCTTCTGGATCGTCACGTTCGTCTTCATGATCACGATGGCCTTCGCCGGCGCCCCCGCTCCCCTCTACGTGCTCTACCAGCAGCGGGACGGCTTCAGCGCCTTCACCATCACCCTCATCTTCGCCGCCTACGCCCTGGGCGTCGTCATCAGCCTGTTCCTCGCGGGGCACATCTCGGACAGGTTCGGGCGGCGACGCATCATCGCCCCAGCAGTGCTCCTGAATGTGCTCTCCGTCCTCGTCTTCATGGTCTGGCCGGACGTGCCCGGCCTCCTGCTGGCCCGGTTCATCTGCGGCCTCGGCATCGGCATGCTCACCGCCACCGCGACGGCCCACCTCACCGAGCTCCACGGCGTCGCCCGCCCCGGCACCGGTACGCGCCGGGCCGAGGTGGTCTCCACCGCCGCGAACATCGGCGGCATCGGCGTCGGGCCGCTCGTCACCGGTGCCCTCGCGGAGTACGCGCCGCAGCCGCTCGTCACCCCGTACGTGGTCTTCGGCTTCCTGCTGGTGGTCGGCGCGCTGCTGATCGTCACCGTTCCCGAGACCGTCGAGGGTGTGGACCAGTCGTGGGAGTACCGGCCCCAGCGGGTCGTGGTCCCGCGCGAGGGGCTCGGCCAGTACATCGCCGCGACCATGATGGCATTCGTGGGGTTCGCGATGTTCGGCTTCTTCACCTCGCTCGCCCCCTCCTTCGTGGCCGGCCAGCTGGGCATCAGGTCCCACATCGTGGCCGGACTCGTGGCCTTCCTCGTCTTCGCCGCCTCGGCCGCGTTCCAGGTGCTGTCTTCGCGGTGGGCCCGCACGGCGCAGTTCGGCGTCGGCCTGGTGCTGCTCGCCGCGGGCCTCGTCCTGACGACCTCGGCGATCGTCGCGTCGTCGCTCGTGCTGCTCGTGGTCGGCGGCCTCGTGGCTGGCTCCGGCGTCGGCGTGACCTTCAAGTCTGCGCTCGGAACCGTCGTCTCCATCGCCCCCGCAGAGACCCGTGGCGAGGCGCTCGCGGGCCTGTTCCTTGTGGGCTACATCGGGATGGCCCTGCCGGTGGTCGTCCTGGGCCTCGCGCTCCAGGCGCTGCCGCTCGTGCCGTCGGTCATCGGCTTCGGCGCGGTCATGCTCGTGCTCGTCGCGGCCACGGCGGTCACCCTCGTCCGCACCCAGCGCCGCGTCCTAGCCATGGCCTGA